The following coding sequences lie in one Paroedura picta isolate Pp20150507F chromosome 10, Ppicta_v3.0, whole genome shotgun sequence genomic window:
- the DDIT4L gene encoding DNA damage-inducible transcript 4-like protein isoform X2, giving the protein MHLTLGAVDSQLGKACWLFGVRTRVVGMVATSTLSNKNSVCISELIQQRFQHAALTDFDYWDYVVPEPNFNETVFEERTCQSLVRMLESCLSRSKQTKLRCSKVLVPEKLTRRIAQDILRLSSTEPCGLRGCVIHVNLEMGNICKKLDKIVYDPTVVPTFELTLVFKQDSGSWPSFRDFFPKACFTGASKRTLILSPGFRLIKKKLYSLIGTVVEEC; this is encoded by the exons ATGCATTTAACATTGGGGGCTGTTGACAG TCAACTAGGAAAGGCGTGTTGGTTGTTTGGGGTGAGAACACGGGTTGTCGGCATGGTTGCCACCAGCACCTTAAGCAATAAGAACTCTGTCTGTATTTCTGAACTGATACAGCAAAGGTTTCAACACGCTGCCTTAACTG ACTTTGACTACTGGGATTATGTTGTGCCAGAACCCAACTTTAATGAGACGGTGTTTGAGGAACGGACGTGTCAGAGTCTCGTTCGAATGCTGGAGAGCTGCCTGTCGAGATCAAAGCAGACCAAGCTGCGCTGCTCCAAGGTCCTCGTCCCTGAGAAACTCACCAGGAGGATAGCACAGGACATCTTGCGCCTCTCTTCGACCGAGCCGTGCGGCTTGCGTGGCTGCGTGATCCACGTCAACCTGGAAATGGGGAATATATGTAAAAAGCTGGATAAGATTGTCTATGACCCTACCGTTGTTCCTACTTTCGAGCTGACCCTAGTGTTCAAGCAGGACAGCGGCTCCTGGCCTAGTTTTAGGGATTTCTTCCCCAAGGCTTGCTTTACAGGCGCCAGCAAACGCACGCTGATCCTGAGTCCCGGCTTTCGGCTAATTAAGAAGAAATTGTACTCCCTAATTGGGACTGTTGTTGAAGAATGCTAG
- the DDIT4L gene encoding DNA damage-inducible transcript 4-like protein isoform X1 has protein sequence MPSKGRSQRSALEDRGQGGAGWPLPRQQARNSSRGRRRGAPWPRGTRGGVTRVSQLGKACWLFGVRTRVVGMVATSTLSNKNSVCISELIQQRFQHAALTDFDYWDYVVPEPNFNETVFEERTCQSLVRMLESCLSRSKQTKLRCSKVLVPEKLTRRIAQDILRLSSTEPCGLRGCVIHVNLEMGNICKKLDKIVYDPTVVPTFELTLVFKQDSGSWPSFRDFFPKACFTGASKRTLILSPGFRLIKKKLYSLIGTVVEEC, from the exons ATGCCGTCCAAGGGAAGGAGCCAGCGCAGCGCCCTCGAGGACCGGGGCCAGGGGGGCGCGGGCTGGCCGCTTCCGCGACAGCAGGCGCGCAACTCCAGCCGTGGCCGGCGCAGAGGCGCCCCTTGGCCCAGAGGGACGCGGGGAGGCGTGACACGAGTCAG TCAACTAGGAAAGGCGTGTTGGTTGTTTGGGGTGAGAACACGGGTTGTCGGCATGGTTGCCACCAGCACCTTAAGCAATAAGAACTCTGTCTGTATTTCTGAACTGATACAGCAAAGGTTTCAACACGCTGCCTTAACTG ACTTTGACTACTGGGATTATGTTGTGCCAGAACCCAACTTTAATGAGACGGTGTTTGAGGAACGGACGTGTCAGAGTCTCGTTCGAATGCTGGAGAGCTGCCTGTCGAGATCAAAGCAGACCAAGCTGCGCTGCTCCAAGGTCCTCGTCCCTGAGAAACTCACCAGGAGGATAGCACAGGACATCTTGCGCCTCTCTTCGACCGAGCCGTGCGGCTTGCGTGGCTGCGTGATCCACGTCAACCTGGAAATGGGGAATATATGTAAAAAGCTGGATAAGATTGTCTATGACCCTACCGTTGTTCCTACTTTCGAGCTGACCCTAGTGTTCAAGCAGGACAGCGGCTCCTGGCCTAGTTTTAGGGATTTCTTCCCCAAGGCTTGCTTTACAGGCGCCAGCAAACGCACGCTGATCCTGAGTCCCGGCTTTCGGCTAATTAAGAAGAAATTGTACTCCCTAATTGGGACTGTTGTTGAAGAATGCTAG
- the DDIT4L gene encoding DNA damage-inducible transcript 4-like protein isoform X3: MVATSTLSNKNSVCISELIQQRFQHAALTDFDYWDYVVPEPNFNETVFEERTCQSLVRMLESCLSRSKQTKLRCSKVLVPEKLTRRIAQDILRLSSTEPCGLRGCVIHVNLEMGNICKKLDKIVYDPTVVPTFELTLVFKQDSGSWPSFRDFFPKACFTGASKRTLILSPGFRLIKKKLYSLIGTVVEEC; this comes from the exons ATGGTTGCCACCAGCACCTTAAGCAATAAGAACTCTGTCTGTATTTCTGAACTGATACAGCAAAGGTTTCAACACGCTGCCTTAACTG ACTTTGACTACTGGGATTATGTTGTGCCAGAACCCAACTTTAATGAGACGGTGTTTGAGGAACGGACGTGTCAGAGTCTCGTTCGAATGCTGGAGAGCTGCCTGTCGAGATCAAAGCAGACCAAGCTGCGCTGCTCCAAGGTCCTCGTCCCTGAGAAACTCACCAGGAGGATAGCACAGGACATCTTGCGCCTCTCTTCGACCGAGCCGTGCGGCTTGCGTGGCTGCGTGATCCACGTCAACCTGGAAATGGGGAATATATGTAAAAAGCTGGATAAGATTGTCTATGACCCTACCGTTGTTCCTACTTTCGAGCTGACCCTAGTGTTCAAGCAGGACAGCGGCTCCTGGCCTAGTTTTAGGGATTTCTTCCCCAAGGCTTGCTTTACAGGCGCCAGCAAACGCACGCTGATCCTGAGTCCCGGCTTTCGGCTAATTAAGAAGAAATTGTACTCCCTAATTGGGACTGTTGTTGAAGAATGCTAG